The following coding sequences lie in one Oncorhynchus kisutch isolate 150728-3 linkage group LG3, Okis_V2, whole genome shotgun sequence genomic window:
- the LOC109878660 gene encoding rho-related GTP-binding protein RhoF: MPQNMSGMSSGHTRRREELKVVIVGDGGCGKTSLLMVYTKKRLSRGREDYDRLRHLSYPNANLLLICYDWYPEVHHFCHGVPIILVECKTDLRKDKALARKLWSSDQNPITYIQGEETKRKIKAELYLECSSNTRRMWRTYSERLPNKPLQQQGNPERQRGTDSVPFCDPRDNAIHHRELLIQTIL, translated from the exons ATGCCACAGAACATGTCAGGCATGAGCAGTGGGCATACCAGGCGGCGAGAGGAGTTGAAGGTTGTGATAGTAGGTGATGGTGGATGTGGGAAAACCTCCCTCCTCATGGTTTATACTAAAAAAAGACTTTCCAGAG GTCGAGAGGACTATGACCGATTACGGCACCTGTCCTATCCGAATGCCAACCTGCTATTGATCTGCTATGAT TGGTACCCCGAGGTGCATCACTTCTGCCATGGCGTGCCCATTATCCTGGTAGAATGCAAAACAGATCTGCGGAAAGACAAGGCCTTGGCAAGGAAACTGTGGTCCTCAGACCAGAACCCCATCACATACATCCAG GGTGAAGAGACCAAAAGGAAGATCAAAGCTGAGCTCTACTTGGAGTGTTCAAGTAATACAAGGAGAATGTGGAGGACATATTCAGAGAGGCTACCAAACAAGCCCTTGCAGCAACAAGGAAATCCAGAAAGGCAAAGAGGAACGGATTCTGTGCCCTTCTGTGACCCAAGAGATAATGCTATCCACCACCGTGAGCTCCTGATACAGACAATACTCTAG